From the genome of Phoenix dactylifera cultivar Barhee BC4 chromosome 17, palm_55x_up_171113_PBpolish2nd_filt_p, whole genome shotgun sequence:
TGGCTATGGCTGCTCATCAGATTTGCTTGCAAGTATGGCTGGCTGTATCTCTACTTTCAGATGCATTGGCTCTTTCTGCGCAGGTGGGTGGAGATTTACCAAGTCTGGATCTTGTGCATTTCCATCTCTCTTTATGGCCATGTAGCATAAACAATTCTTTCCATCTAACTATGGTTTCTTTAAATCTTAGAATTCATTCCTCACCACTTTATCCATGTACATGAGTGGATGCTGATCAATTTGTTTAGCTTAGTGATTCTGCTTTTTATTCCTGTCAGTTTATTTAACTCTTCTTGCTTATCGGTAGGCGTTGATTGCAAGTTCTTTTGCTAAATGTGACTACAATAGAGTGAAGGAGATTACTCACTACGTCCTAAAGGTAATCGTTCTTTTGTTTTGTATTATTATGTTGAACGTTAAGATGCAATATGAGTTACCAGTAATTCATTACTAAAATATTATTAGCTTGCATTGCAGTCTTACAGACTTGTTTTATTGACTGAAGCACACTTTTAAATGTAATTTGATTTACTTTATTATGGAACTATCTGACCAATACATGTTCTCCCTTTTAGACAGGATTGTTTATTGGTATTGCTTTAGCTGGAGTCCTTTTTGCATCATTTGGTAATCTTGCAGAATTATTCACCAAAGATGCTGGAGTGCTTCAAATTGTTAGAACTGGTGTTCTGGTATGCATATTTGGCGTTATATTTGAATTATCTTGGACTTCTTTCTCGGTCCTCCTTGATTTTTCTCCACCAATGTATTTCAGTTTGTCAGTGCCAGTCAACCAATCAATGCTCttgcttttatttttgatgGTCTCCATTATGGTGTTTCAGATTTCTCATATTCAGCATGCTCTATGGTATGTTGCACCTTCTGAAAGCCTAACTTCATCATTGTCAATTTGGTTTACACTTTTTTGTTGGCATTGACATAGTTTTGTTGGTTTTCCAGATGATGGTTGGGGCATTATCTTCTTTATTCTTGCTATATGCTCCATCCATTTTTGGCCTTGCAGGAGTTTGGTCTGGCTTGACCCTTTTCATGAGCTTGCGCATGGCTGCAGGATTTTTGAGGTAATTCATGCGTGTTAATGGAAGTATTAGCTATCATGCTTGTGCCACTCAGTATATTCATCATTTTCTATCCtccttctgtctgtttgttATCCCATGATGGTTGTTCATGCTTGATGAATTTTATGTTTGATTAGTGCAACTTATTAGTATGCAGAGGCAGTGTGCTAATACAGTTTTTAACTTGTATCCTGTAACTCATGCTCAAACTTGATACACCTAGTTCACAATCCACATGGTTATTTTTTCTTACCATCAGAAtgtatcctctctctctctgtgtgtgtgtgtgtgcatgtatgtatataaaatCATCACCCAACATGCCTGTGCATATGAAAGGAACACTATTGGATTTTTATGGTGATGATAGTTTACAAGAAATGAAATTAGATTCTGTAAAGAATCTTAATTTATGTTAGCTGGTATAATGGTGATTCTGAGTTCTGACCCCTATTGGATCAACTTTTATTTTGCTTCCTGTTTCTGCTAAGTAGTACTGCTTTACATTTTCTCGTCATTCTTGGATGTGGAAGTTAAGAAAATGTTCTTAATGTTTtagcaaatatttttatatttattgattaaaAAAAGTACATACAAGCCCCTGGATCATGATTTCTTGCCTTCTACTGAGTTGGACTGACACTTATCAAAATTGGACTTGTGTCCATCATGTCCATTTAAGACTGATATCTTGTGCTGCCAATGATATGAGCTGTTCATAAGCAGCTGGGGATCAGCTTGATGGTGTCTTATTTAGGCTTGGCTCATTTAGGAGATGGCTGAGCTCAAACATATTTCAGAGCTCGGCTCATTTACATTAGTGGCTTGCAAAAGTAAAAGGTTGCTTAGCTCATCGATAAAAGCTTTGCTCGGAACATATGAACTGAGGTTGAATTACTTATGTTAAGCTCAGCTCAAGCTGAGCTCAAGCACAACTTTTGTATACCAAACTGAGCCTGGGAAGCCTGATACTTGGATCATCTGATCTTGTATTCATCTGTATCAATACTTACACCTCCTTGCAGTGTTACCTCCTACAGATGATTGCTCTATTTTGAGTTGTATGTGATTTGGTAATGCAAATATACTTACACGTGTTAAGTTTCTTGTATCATACTTATACTCATCTGCTTTCATGTAAAGGCCCAAAGATtaattttaatcaaattatgaaACCTTGGCTTAGGTTTACGACTCTTCTCTTGGATATCATCAGTCATTGAAATATTAGCTCATCTTACAGCTCATATAGCTATTTGACTATTGTCAATTCTCTCTTTCCTGAATCCCTCCTCTACATCCAATACTCGAATTTCTATTCTCATGTTTGATAGTGTTATCTTAATTTTCAACAGgacatccatttttttttcaattaattCTTGTTGTTCATTTTATCCACTGTCTTCTTGAGCAGATATTTAGAGAGTATTTGTAACCATACCATACCTTGTCGTGGCCAACATCTATATTTTGATTCAACTGAATCTGGTTGCTTTCATTTTGCAGATTATATTGGAAAACAGGTCCATGGTGGTTCTTACAGCAGGAAATTCCAAAATCTGAGGTAGGTGATGACATGCCTAAATCGCTTAATACTTTAATTTTATCGTTACTACATAAagcatattttgtaatcatgttTTATTTAGTGAGCTATCATATTTATGCCTATGCTCAAAAAGCCTAATGATCAGATAAAGTTTCTCTGTTCAGTTCGGTTGGAAAATGAACCTATTGACATCCTggaatcctttggaaggatgtTGAAGAAATCTCTCTCAAGATGTTTGTGCTTGAATAGACCAGTTTCAAAGATGACCAAAACTTGCAAAACTTTCCCCATTAATCTGGTGTTTCCATTATTTCCATTACTGGGCCTGTGGTAGACAGTCACACGGTACCCCTAATTTtagctctctctcttctcttttcttttcttttctttttttttgagcaatCGCTAGGTTTTGAACCCCAGACCTCCTGAAGGCCCCTAAGGTTGAGTGCTGACAGTTGTTAGCTCCTCCTTTCCTTCCTAAGAACTTTCAAGTAgaaaatttttcagagcttttcGATCCTCTCCTTGTCATTTAATATCTTGCTGTTTTGTAGCCTCTTGAGTTCTTTGCTTATGAATGTGCATAGCTTTTCACTCTTCGATACATCCACCTCAACTTCATAATGGTTATGAACGTCTGATGCATGCACCCCCTCGTTTTTGCCAAATTTGAGTTCGTGAAACACATTTTGATGGTCAGCACGTATCAAAACACATTTCCATTACATCTACCTTACTTGAGTTGGATAGATAACATACATACTTTTTTTGTCCCCTGTAAAACCTTACCAATATTTTATTTCTGGAATTTTCTTGGTGATGGATTGTAATCAAAACTTCATATTTGAAACTATCTCGCGAGGCCACTTGAAACATCCTACATGCAAGAACCATATGAAGGAAATTAGCTTAAGTATTATTTagttgttttttctttcttacaaTACCATTATATGCGACTGTTAACTTACGTCTTTACAAAATTATCGAGATTAAATGAAGAAAATCTGTcttttttaaattcttgtatAATGTTTGGACAAGATGTTCGATgttaacaaaataaaattaatacatGATTTTCAGATTAAGGGGTAACCTTGTAGTTTCACATCAATCTGTATGATTTGATTATCATTATAACGATTTCTTTCTGATGATTTTGTGGTAATATTGCTGGCATGTCCTTGGGATACCTTCTGGTCATGCAGCCCCAGTATGATTCAGTTACCATGGTACCAGCAGAAGATGACGAGGTGGAGTATGCAAATGTACTCGCTGTAGATTGAAGCGCATCTATAAACCATGACCAAGAACTGACACTTTCGTGCTGGAAACGAAGTTCAGTCTCAGTTTTCACTAGAGGATAACAATGACAACTTTAATTTGCAATTTGTTTTTGTTCTTTTggtatttgatttttttgagaTATGCAAAGATCAGAGCATTATGTGTAAAGTGGGAATTTTTTTAGTTGGAAACCAATATTCATTCCTTCTGATGAGACGCATTGTGATAATTCCTCCTTATTCTAATCACAAGGAAGAGCATATTGCTACTTGAATTTGCGCTTGGATCTGCCCTCCATGCCCAAAACCTAATCATGCTCTGGCTTCCCtaaaaagaaagggaagagcAGGAAAGAAGCATCAGCTAGCCTATTCCTGATGCTGAATTTTTATGGTTTGAATGTTCAGATTGGGATCTGCTCAATTCTTTTATCCGGGACAGGAAAAAGGGATTGTCATGGCTTGGAAATGAGGAAATAAAGTAAAAGTGTTATTCTTTTTCTCCCGTTCAAAAGCTTAAAAATTAACAATTTAACACCTCCAATTCCAAGTTATCTGTCGTGCCATTCAAACCATCATAAAATGGTTAAGAAGAATCACGCAAATGGCGTGGCTTCCACGCAAGCATTGATTGAAGGATATGAAAGTGTTGCCGGGATTTTTTCCTGCACAACAACatagtcccaaccgagccgagcagagAAAGCGAATGCATCCTTCAcgaagtattgtccgctttggggttCAACGCGCCcttcacggttttgcccttcaaaaggcacTTCGTGAGGAAAGAATTTTTGCCCTCCATTTAAGGCgcagacctttccgctacttggtcaatatggaactaaattcaggccatcccacaacacagccacCTAGCGGAAAGGTCCTGGGCAGGTTTTTCCCGACGCAGCCCTTCAGTCCTCGGGGGGTACCCCTACCtggcgcgccatctgttgcCGGAATTTTTTCCTGCACAACAGCatagtcccaaccgagccgcGCAGAGAAAGCGAATGCGTCCctcacgaggtattgtccgctctgaggTTCATGCAGGAAAAAATACTGGCAACAGATGGCGTGCCGGGAAGGGGCACCCTCCCCCCATGAGGACTGGGGGGCTGCGTCGGGAAAAACCTGGCCCAGGACCTTCTCGCTAgaggggctgtgttgtgggaggGTCCGAATTTAGTCCTATATCGACTAAGTAGCGGAAagatctgtgccttaaatggagggCAAAAGTTTTTTCCTCACAAGGCGCCTTTTAAAGGGCAAAATCGTGAGGAGCGCGTTGaaccccaaagcggacaatacctcatgAAGGATGCAGTCGCTTTCTCTGCTCAGCTCGGTTGGAACTATGCTGTCGTGCAAAGAAAAATTCCAGCAACAGATTCCATCTTTTAAAACCTACATTAGATGGACGAATTTTTTGAGTCTTGCTTGATAATATTACCAAGAAATTTATTACCTCAAAGGTTGCCGTGAGAGGAGTTTGGATTTTCTCATAATAAAATCATGCATTATTATGCTCACTTTTTGTAATACGCATGAACTAATGAAAGATATGTAACAAAAAACATACATAAATTCTGGTGGTAGAAGTCAATCAATTACATATTTATAAAGGGTCAAAACAAAATAGTTTGCAAGAACAAAATAGCTTGCAATATCACAAGCCTCCCGTCTGACAGGTCGCAAGGATTGCAAGCACAATGTGAAAGATTGCTCACGAAAAAAACAATCGGTCAGTCGCTTAGCTGTTCACCCAGCCAAGCATTGCAAGCACCATCTATCTTGCATGCATCTAGTACCTCTACAGCTTCAGCCCCACCTAATTCATCTTGCATGAACCATCACCACAGGATCCTCTCTGCCACATTATATTCTAACATGTTGAAAAACTGGCTATTCAAGATTCGACTGAACCTCCTACGatattatcaaaataattaagcatTGGCTGAACATACATCATGCGTTAGAAAAGGTCGTCTTCTGGTCCATACCTttgatgtaatgccatcagagcTGTTCCAGTCCATGCATTTCTTGCAGAAGGCATTAATCTAGAAGCAACTGATGAAAATGATAAACTGATGACTTGCCcctattcaaattcaaattgcaAGGTTCGGGCATGCCGGTCTACATTTACTCTTTGATATCCTTGAACAAAACATGAACATCAATAAGACTGAAGATAGCAAGAATAGCCTGAAATAAGTTCTTAATTCTTGCATCCCAAGTTCGAGGCCCTCAATTTTCTTGCTTTCCCTGCTATCACCTATCAAGCTTCCATCTACTACGTTACCACCTATAGGGACCAACTTGACTGAAGAGACTGCCAGATGGATACTGTGTAGCCGGCTGGGCACCATCTCAAAAAGCATGAGGAATGTTGCAACCCATTTGTTGAGAACTCTCTGGAAGCCAAAATAGCATTGCATAAATATTCTAATATcacatctaaaaataaaaaagtaataATCTTTTCCAAATTACATACATTGAATGTAACTTTATCTACTGGATTGAACATTTTGAAGCAGTCTTTGGAAGAGGCTGACAGGTCTCCATAAATCTGCTCATTGAAAAGGTCAACAAAATCCTTCACTCTGAATGATTTACGTGAATTTGGTGATTGCTGAAAATAATTGCTAACTTGCCTCAAAAGTGAAAGCCATTGGAACCTTGGCAATGTCATACATGTAGTCAGTTGTTGTTCCATGCGCAAGATACCTGAAAATTAGTTAGTTCAATAGTCGTATTTTTTGGAATTCTTTGATTTCTATTGGTAATATTGCTCAGTTATGGTACAAACCCAACAGAGCCCCCACCAGAACCAACCAAGCATTTGTCTTGAAAGTAACGATGATTCAAGTCTTGTAACATTGACCTCATTAAGCGCGATGTGAGTCCATTCGGTGTAGAATTCTTGTGATCATATGGCATAAACAAAGCCTGGAACCAAACAATTAAGAATGAAGCAGAGAAGAAATGAAAACAAAGATGCCCACACTATCTATTTCAGCACATTTACACACTATTTAACCTAATTCATGAACTTAAACTGTTACACCACAAGCAGTGGGAATCAACACCAGGCAGAACACTCGGACTAGAGGAAAAGGAAGGTGGATTTGATTGTTTAACCTATCAATTTTTTCACAGCTGAAAGGATAAACACTCACAGATATACACATAGACTGCAGGATCAAGTTTATGTATTTGGTAAAAAGATCTTTTTTTATGGCAAACCAAACATTGGTAAAAAGATCAAAGATTTCAAAGGAAAAATGATGGGTTGTTCAAATAGAAGATTTATGCTATTGGCATTGATCTAGACCTCCAAAAATGCCTAGAACCCAAAAACCACATGTTTTGAAGGTCTCTAGCCTACTTATCAAATGGATGAAAAACAGACAGCTTTAAGGGCATGATATGTTGTTTTTCTATCGAAATATGTGTTCATATATCCTATCATGTATTTTGGCACATTAGTATAGTTGCAAGAGTCCACTTTTTGCACCAATTTGATGTATAGGTAGCAGACTGTCAAAACATGAGATGATTGATTTTTTGGCATGTCTAGTGGTGCATCATGATTAACAGATATTGATAAAATATTCAGGCTTGTTTGGGAAGTTCCCACTGGATTTGACAGGATTAGCGGGGAAGAGTGtttttgggagaaaaaaaaaaaagaggggggagGGGTGCGAGGGTGAGTGGGAGAGGGCAAAAGTCTTTTTTCAATCCTGCCAGGATTGGGCTTGTGACCCCTCGTATGGGAGCCCTTCTCCCGCTCCCTTCTTTTCTCCCTCCTAGCGCACTCTCTCCACCTATTCTACCAGGATTTTGCCAACAAGGCCCTTATCAATTTGGAGTTATTAAATCTTTTGATAAAGATTTAACATTTGGTGTGAAGCACTGTATGTGCATATAAATGGGTTTTGATTTTTCAGGTACTGATTAGCTTAACCCGAACCCAACACAATAACACTTCAGGTGTTCAAATTTGGGATCCAACACGACCCTATCCGGCTACCAAGCTTGTTTTTCCCGTGGCCCAAATCCAAGATGTTGGGGTCAGCTTTCATTCATGTTAGGTGGGATATCAGAGCCATATTGCCAGCACATCCCTCTTCCTATCATGCTTTTCTATTTACATTGATTGATTAGCACTAAACTATTTCCTTTATTTTTGTCATTGCTTCCCTAAACCCTGCTCTATCACTTTTCTTTGCTTCTCTAGTATCACATGACTCGTCAAAGCTATATCAATGCCACACCAATCTAGCTACTTCTTATACAGTCTACAACTTATATGAGGACAATTATTATTGCATATTCGTGCTATGATAAGCTTTTGATTATTGAGGGATATCACCATATTATCAAATGCTCGCTGTTATGTAATTACATGGGAATTTATGAAATGGAAGCCCTTTATTTTGTCTGCTCCATTTATCCACCTCTACAAGCGAGCATCTTTTCCATCAGCACAAGGTTGCCTATTATGCAGAAACTCCAAACTTGACAGATTGAATTAAATGAAAGGAGGAACCTGCAATATTAGGGTATTTGACAACAACTGATAGAGCAGGGGAATAAGATAAAATCTTCCATCCCTTCATGCAGATAGGCAAAAAGAGATATAAAGATTAGCAGATCAATCATTTGTTAGAGCAATGACTTAGTACATAAGTTATCTGGAATAAGTAGGGGTCGCTTCAGAAATAATACATATAGGGGAGGTATTAGGGATGTATTAAATAAGAACAGGTGTATATGAACACTGATAAGAGAAGAAGACACATTAATTTTGTTAATTATCCAATGAAATCATGAAATATAGGAAAATGCCAGATGAGTGCAGAAGTTTCGTGTTCCTATTAATATATATCATGATTATCTAGCCTTTCCCAACTATTTGGAGTCATGCCAAGTATTTCCATCTAGGACTACCTCTAATGTTATTTCAAGTTTCTCCATATCTTCCTCACAACCTCCATCCATATTAATTTAAGTCTTACCCTTCTTTTCTCACAACCTTCAAGACAAACTAAAGTACCTCTCCTTAAATGAGCCCCTTCAAATTTTCGTTGTACATGTTCAGACCATCTCAATCAATTTTTCATCACCTTGTCCTTAATTTTTGCAAACCATATAGATTTTCCAAGTTTCTTAATCTATCCGTCTTAGTTTTACCACATATTGATCTTAATATTCTCAGCTTTGGCAGACTAAATTTGTTTTCATATGCTTTCGTCATGGCCTAGCACTCTAATCCATACAACATTGCAAGTCCTACCGTTGTTCTATAAACTTTTTCTCAGATCTCTGAGACATGTGTCTATTATATGATATTCTAGATACACCTCTCCACTTCATCCAACCAGCTCTAGTTCTGCTACATATATCTtcatttctctcttctttatttTGTATAATAGATCCTAAACAACAAAATTGGTCACTTTGTGGTATCTCTTGTCCATCAATCTTCATTGATATTTAGTCTTCATTATGTTAAAAAGAGCTAGTTTCAGAAACCAACTCAGCTTCATACCAGGCCACTTAACAATGGAAACAACTTCCTTGCTTAGGCAAATGACTGAAAATACTAACAGAGAAGCACTAGTAGATAAAAAGAAGTATGGTATTCCTTACTTTATAATCAAAAACCAAGTCTAACAAAATATTGACATAGTCCATGCCATTAGTTTAGAAATTCAAATCTTCGCACATAGCGATGCTAAGTGAGACAACTTAGACATACATTATGTTCGCaatcaaaaaattcattgtAATTGAATTTTAAGATAGCCTATTCAAATGGAGCcttacaaaaaataaaagatgaaaTGAGTTAAGAATCTACCTCCATTCCAGAGTGTACATTCACCCAAATATGTGGTTCAAATGATTTGGCGAGCTTCCGCATTATTTGAGCCTCAGGCTCACTAAAAGGGGCAATTCCAGGATTTTCTTCATATGGATCATAGTCCTGGAAAAACAAACAAATGTTAGAAGTAAGACATCAAATTTTGACATAGATAGTTAAAAATGAGACTTTATTTCAAAATTACACTAGGATTTGCCAAATTATCATAAATTTGCATTTCACTAATATATGCAGCTGAAATAAGTTTTGCAAGTAAAACAAGACAAGCATGCTTATGTTATATTACTCATCCATTGACCTGTACATCTTCTATCTCGGCTAATCCTTCATAGACCAACTCACCAACCTATTGCATTGTGTGTGCCAAGGCTGCACAGTTTCTCAACACTGTATTTCAATTATAATGGAGTCTGTACATCTTTCACCGTTATTAGAGTCACGGTCATAAATTAGTTCAATCGGTGTCATGTATATAATTTCCTAAGGTCTGTCCAGTATGCATTAGTTAAATAAAATGGAGAATAATTGATTTAAGAAGATTGGTAAATGCTAAACAAAGATGAAAATAACTCCGAATCAAGTACTGGAAGAACAATATACCAGAGAACTGACCTTCTCCTTTTTCCCCCAGTCCACACTCCAATTTCTGTTGAGATCAACTCCTCTTCCTGGTGACAGTCAAAACTTTAGCAAAACTGAAAATAGGCAAACTATAAGCTAAAAATACAAGTGATTATATTTTAAATGACCATTTCTTCTCTCACAAAGCTCCCCTCCCTCAACAAGTTTGCGACCATTCAGATTTTCCATTGGAACCACCTATCAAATTCAAAGCAAAGTCATTGCAAGTTTCTTGGAAAGCCTTTCATCTCTATcttccaaaagaaagaagcaatCATGTGGAATAATAGGAGGAAATTGTTGCTGACTTCCAAGTTCCAAAGAGAATAAAAGGAAAACAGactttttgacataagcttggcTATACTAGaactcaagtttcataattTATGCAAATATGAAGCATCAGTTAATAAAATAGCACATTACACTCAAAAATGGCTGTTCAGttgctttttctctttttgactGCTATAGTGCAAAACTACCGAAATCGTACTACCTAAAATACTCAAAATCCAAAGAATATAATTGTAAAATCATGTTTCATTTGTTATCTTGTACTACTATTTCTGGATTTTCCCCTGATTTTGTTAATGGTTTTCTCATATTAATTTTCAACTAGTACTGCTCAAGTTATATCACAAACCATGAAGACCCTACCTTGCGAAAACCCACAGCGATTGGTTGGGTCAAAATGGAAATTGAGTTTTCAAACACTAATAAAATGCACCAAACCACGATCTACTTGATGCTTAGTACtgatatcttatgcataatgcAATAATGTTGAGTTATTAAGAAGTTCCAAATCTAATCATATAACTAATCGATACAACTTTAAGTTACATCAACTTTTCTGTTCCAGAATGTTattggatttttttctttttttatataatttgccAGGTTGTTGGTTTTCATTGTCAGGAGGTCATGTTTGAAACTATTTTAAGATATGAATTGATTTCTATGAAGATTAGTGATGCTTTGAAGTTGAAGCCGCTTTTCATGATCTTTCTTTGTGAGGCTTTTAATAACATAGGCATGATACATAAGTGGTGATGAATGAGAAGTTTATCCTAGAAATGTTACATTAGTCACTCCAGATTCAGTTATGATGGGTTCAGTGCAACCCTCTCGGATGCCCTCCCCAGACTGAAGAGAAAAACTCCTTTGGTCTctctttacctttttctttttctcccttttagTTTGTTCCTTTTTTAGGGGGTTGGGGGGGTTCAAAGGTATTTGACAACTCCCATTTTAGACCAATGGATAGACGAACTGCCTTGAGACAAAAGTGTATATGCTTGCTCATGccataaatgaattccaaaTGATAGATGACTGTAGAGATTTAATCAACATGTGATTGCCTATGCTAGAAGTGGAGGTTTGAAATTAGAATGCAGGGTGAATAGCACTAATGCCTTGTGATAAAGAACATAAACTATTGTTCAtcaaaaaagggagaaaagagGAACACAAACTAAAGTAGCTGCTATGATCTTACCTTAATGACAATATTTTCCAATATTTTGTTAAAGGATGTCGGTTGCATGCTGAGCATCTTTTGCTCTTTAGCTAGAACTGAAAGTAGATGCAATGCGACTTCAGAGGTAATAAGCTCCCTCCCATGCTGTCCAAAGCTCTGGAAGACAAGGGAATGTTCTGTCAAAAGTGCAAGCCATTAAAATCT
Proteins encoded in this window:
- the LOC103701086 gene encoding zinc carboxypeptidase isoform X3; its protein translation is MGFLLLPLYFLSLLLIVFSAAVHGANSSASSMTPIPRDLYHSSGALLNEIEALASRHPDVLTMEKMRADNKGYAAEIVVITYNHVKKQTNNKSKFRILLSFGQHGRELITSEVALHLLSVLAKEQKMLSMQPTSFNKILENIVIKVVPMENLNGRKLVEGGELCERRNGRGVDLNRNWSVDWGKKEKVSSLDYDPYEENPGIAPFSEPEAQIMRKLAKSFEPHIWVNVHSGMEALFMPYDHKNSTPNGLTSRLMRYLAHGTTTDYMYDIAKVPMAFTFEIYGDLSASSKDCFKMFNPVDKVTFNRVLNKWVATFLMLFEMVPSRLHSIHLAVSSVKLVPIGGNVVDGSLIGDSRESKKIEGLELGMQELRTYFRLFLLSSVLLMFMFCSRISKSKCRPACPNLAI
- the LOC103701086 gene encoding carboxypeptidase A6 isoform X4; this translates as MGFLLLPLYFLSLLLIVFSAAVHGANSSASSMTPIPRDLYHSSGALLNEIEALASRHPDVLTMEKMRADNKGYAAEIVVITYNHVKKQTNNKSKFRILLSFGQHGRELITSEVALHLLSVLAKEQKMLSMQPTSFNKILENIVIKVVPMENLNGRKLVEGGELCERRNGRGVDLNRNWSVDWGKKEKDYDPYEENPGIAPFSEPEAQIMRKLAKSFEPHIWVNVHSGMEALFMPYDHKNSTPNGLTSRLMRYLAHGTTTDYMYDIAKVPMAFTFEIYGDLSASSKDCFKMFNPVDKVTFNRVLNKWVATFLMLFEMVPSRLHSIHLAVSSVKLVPIGGNVVDGSLIGDSRESKKIEGLELGMQELRTYFRLFLLSSVLLMFMFCSRISKSKCRPACPNLAI
- the LOC103701086 gene encoding zinc carboxypeptidase isoform X1 — protein: MGFLLLPLYFLSLLLIVFSAAVHGANSSASSMTPIPRDLYHSSGALLNEIEALASRHPDVLTMEKMRADNKGYAAEIVVITYNHVKKQTNNKSKFRILLSFGQHGRELITSEVALHLLSVLAKEQKMLSMQPTSFNKILENIVIKVVPMENLNGRKLVEGGELCERRNGRGVDLNRNWSVDWGKKEKVSSLDYDPYEENPGIAPFSEPEAQIMRKLAKSFEPHIWVNVHSGMEALFMPYDHKNSTPNGLTSRLMRSMLQDLNHRYFQDKCLVGSGGGSVGYLAHGTTTDYMYDIAKVPMAFTFEIYGDLSASSKDCFKMFNPVDKVTFNRVLNKWVATFLMLFEMVPSRLHSIHLAVSSVKLVPIGGNVVDGSLIGDSRESKKIEGLELGMQELRTYFRLFLLSSVLLMFMFCSRISKSKCRPACPNLAI
- the LOC103701086 gene encoding carboxypeptidase A6 isoform X2, which translates into the protein MGFLLLPLYFLSLLLIVFSAAVHGANSSASSMTPIPRDLYHSSGALLNEIEALASRHPDVLTMEKMRADNKGYAAEIVVITYNHVKKQTNNKSKFRILLSFGQHGRELITSEVALHLLSVLAKEQKMLSMQPTSFNKILENIVIKVVPMENLNGRKLVEGGELCERRNGRGVDLNRNWSVDWGKKEKDYDPYEENPGIAPFSEPEAQIMRKLAKSFEPHIWVNVHSGMEALFMPYDHKNSTPNGLTSRLMRSMLQDLNHRYFQDKCLVGSGGGSVGYLAHGTTTDYMYDIAKVPMAFTFEIYGDLSASSKDCFKMFNPVDKVTFNRVLNKWVATFLMLFEMVPSRLHSIHLAVSSVKLVPIGGNVVDGSLIGDSRESKKIEGLELGMQELRTYFRLFLLSSVLLMFMFCSRISKSKCRPACPNLAI